The Acanthopagrus latus isolate v.2019 chromosome 6, fAcaLat1.1, whole genome shotgun sequence genome includes a region encoding these proteins:
- the cdc42 gene encoding cell division control protein 42 homolog isoform X2 yields the protein MQTIKCVVVGDGAVGKTCLLISYTTNKFPSEYVPTVFDNYAVTVMIGGEPYTLGLFDTAGQEDYDRLRPLSYPQTDVFLVCFSVVSPSSFENVKEKWVPEITHHCPKTPFLLVGTQIDLRDDPSTIEKLAKNKQKPITPETAEKLARDLKAVKYVECSALTQRGLKNVFDEAILAALEPPETQRKRKCCIF from the exons ATGCAGACCATCAAGTGTGTTGTAGTCGGGGACGGTGCTGTGGGTAAAACCTGCCTGCTCATCTCGTACACCACAAACAAGTTTCCCTCTGAATATGTACCTACG GTGTTCGATAACTATGCTGTTACTGTAATGATTGGAGGAGAGCCCTACACTCTGGGTTTGTTTGATACAGCAG GTCAGGAAGATTACGACAGGTTACGACCTCTGAGTTATCCTCAGACAGATGTCTTCCTCGTCTGTTTCTCTGTCgtgtccccctcctcctttgaaaatgtcaaagaaaag TGGGTTCCAGAGATCACCCACCACTGTCCAAAGACCCCCTTCCTGCTAGTTGGGACTCAGATTGACTTGCGGGATGACCCATCTACTATAGAGAAGCTGGCCAAGAACAAGCAAAAGCCCATCACTCCGGAGACAGCTGAGAAGCTGGCGAGAGACCTCAAGGCGGTGAAATATGTTGAGTGCTCAGCCCTCACGCAG CGAGGGCTGAAGAATGTATTTGACGAAGCTATCCTAGCTGCCCTAGAGCCACCTGAGacgcagagaaagaggaaatgctGTATATTTTAA
- the cdc42 gene encoding cell division control protein 42 homolog isoform X1 yields MQTIKCVVVGDGAVGKTCLLISYTTNKFPSEYVPTVFDNYAVTVMIGGEPYTLGLFDTAGQEDYDRLRPLSYPQTDVFLVCFSVVSPSSFENVKEKWVPEITHHCPKTPFLLVGTQIDLRDDPSTIEKLAKNKQKPITPETAEKLARDLKAVKYVECSALTQKGLKNVFDEAILAALEPPEPKKKRKCVLL; encoded by the exons ATGCAGACCATCAAGTGTGTTGTAGTCGGGGACGGTGCTGTGGGTAAAACCTGCCTGCTCATCTCGTACACCACAAACAAGTTTCCCTCTGAATATGTACCTACG GTGTTCGATAACTATGCTGTTACTGTAATGATTGGAGGAGAGCCCTACACTCTGGGTTTGTTTGATACAGCAG GTCAGGAAGATTACGACAGGTTACGACCTCTGAGTTATCCTCAGACAGATGTCTTCCTCGTCTGTTTCTCTGTCgtgtccccctcctcctttgaaaatgtcaaagaaaag TGGGTTCCAGAGATCACCCACCACTGTCCAAAGACCCCCTTCCTGCTAGTTGGGACTCAGATTGACTTGCGGGATGACCCATCTACTATAGAGAAGCTGGCCAAGAACAAGCAAAAGCCCATCACTCCGGAGACAGCTGAGAAGCTGGCGAGAGACCTCAAGGCGGTGAAATATGTTGAGTGCTCAGCCCTCACGCAG aaaGGCCTAAAGAATGTGTTTGATGAGGCGATATTGGCTGCATTGGAGCCCCCAGAGCCCAAGAAGAAACGCAAATGTGTGCTGCTATGA
- the wnt4 gene encoding protein Wnt-4a, which translates to MTEEYVLRCVLMLCCALLSANASNWLYLAKLSSVGSIRDEETCERLRGLIQRQVQICKRSVEVMDAVRRGAQLAIDECQFQFRNRRWNCSTLETMPVFGKVVTQGTREAAFVYAISAASVAFAVTRACSSGELEKCGCDHNVHGVSPEGFQWSGCSDNIAYGVAFSQSFVDVRERSKGQSSSRALMNLHNNEAGRKAILSHMRVECKCHGVSGSCEVKTCWKAMPPFRKVGNVIKEKFDGATEVEQRKVGTTKVLVPRNSQFKPHTDEDLVYLDPSPDFCDYDPRTPGMLGTVGRQCNRTSKAIDGCELMCCGRGFQTQEVEVVDRCSCKFHWCCYVKCKQCRKMVEMHTCR; encoded by the exons GTATCTGGCCAAGCTGTCGTCAGTGGGAAGCATCAGGGACGAGGAGACATGCGAGAGGTTACGAGGCCTCATCCAGCGACAG GTTCAGATCTGTAAGCGCAGTGTGGAGGTGATGGATGCGGTGCGTCGGGGAGCCCAGCTGGCCATAGACGAGTGTCAGTTCCAGTTTCGCAACCGTCGATGGAACTGCTCCACTCTGGAGACCATGCCTGTGTTTGGCAAGGTGGTCACCCAGG gCACCCGCGAGGCAGCCTTTGTGTACGCCATCTCAGCAGCCAGTGTGGCGTTTGCGGTCACAAGAGCCTGCAGCAGCGGAGAGCTGGAAAAATGTGGCTGTGACCACAATGTACATGGAGTCAGCCCAGAGG GCTTCCAGTGGTCGGGCTGCAGCGATAACATTGCGTATGGAGTAGCATTTTCTCAGTCCTTTGTGGATGTGAGGGAGCGGAGCAAAGGCCAGTCCTCCAGTCGGGCTCTCATGAACCTGCACAACAACGAGGCTGGGAGGAAG GCCATCCTGTCACACATGCGTGTGGAGTGCAAATGTCATGGTGTGTCGGGCTCCTGTGAGGTGAAGACCTGCTGGAAAGCCATGCCGCCATTCCGCAAGGTGGGCAACGTCATCAAGGAGAAGTTTGACGGCGCCACTGAGGTGGAGCAGCGCAAGGTGGGCACCACCAAAGTCCTGGTGCCTCGGAACTCCCAGTTCAAACCTCACACGGATGAAGATCTGGTCTACCTGGACCCGAGTCCGGATTTCTGCGACTATGACCCGCGCACGCCGGGCATGCTGGGCACAGTGGGCCGCCAGTGTAACAGAACCTCGAAGGCCATCGACGGCTGCGAGCTAATGTGCTGTGGCCGCGGCTTCCAGacgcaggaggtggaggtggtggacaGGTGCAGCTGTAAGTTCCACTGGTGCTGTTACGTCAAATGCAAACAGTGCCGCAAAATGGTGGAGATGCACACTTGCCGGTGA